A part of Actinobaculum sp. 313 genomic DNA contains:
- the groL gene encoding chaperonin GroEL (60 kDa chaperone family; promotes refolding of misfolded polypeptides especially under stressful conditions; forms two stacked rings of heptamers to form a barrel-shaped 14mer; ends can be capped by GroES; misfolded proteins enter the barrel where they are refolded when GroES binds): MAKTIAFNEEARRSMERGLNLLADTVKVTLGPKGRNVVLDKKWGAPTITNDGVSIAKEIDLEDPYERIGAELVKEVAKKTDDVAGDGTTTATVLAQALVHEGLRNVAAGSNPIALKKGIDKAVEAITERLLADAKEIETEEEIASTAAISAGDTEIGAAIAEAMSKAGKEGVITVEESNTFGLELELTEGMSFDKGFLSPYFVTDAERQEAVLEDPYVLLMDSKISNVKELLPLLEKVMQTGKPLVIIAEDVEGEALATLVVNKIRGTFKSAAVKAPGFGDRRKEMLQDMAILTGGQVISETVGLKLENADLDLLGQARKIVLTKDETTIVDGAGDAEQIAGRVAQIKQQIENSTSDYDTEKLQERLAKLAGGVAVIKAGAATEVELKERKHRIEDAVRNAKAAVEEGIVAGGGVALLQAADEAFAGLNFEGDEATGAAIVKAAVEAPLKQIAVNAGLEGGVVVEKVRSLPKGTGLNAATGEYEDLLAAGVMDPVKVTRSALQNAASIAGLFLTTESVVADKPEPPAPAAGGGDDMGGMGGMY, translated from the coding sequence ATGGCAAAGACCATTGCTTTCAACGAGGAGGCTCGTCGCTCCATGGAGCGCGGGCTGAACCTTCTGGCCGACACCGTGAAGGTGACCCTTGGACCCAAGGGCCGCAACGTTGTGCTCGACAAGAAGTGGGGCGCCCCGACCATTACCAACGACGGCGTTTCCATTGCCAAGGAAATCGATCTTGAGGATCCGTACGAGCGTATCGGCGCCGAGCTGGTGAAGGAAGTCGCCAAGAAGACCGACGACGTCGCCGGTGACGGCACCACCACGGCTACGGTTCTGGCCCAGGCCCTCGTGCACGAAGGACTGCGCAATGTGGCGGCCGGCTCAAACCCGATCGCTCTGAAGAAGGGCATCGATAAGGCTGTTGAGGCCATTACCGAGCGTCTGCTCGCTGATGCTAAGGAAATTGAGACGGAGGAAGAGATCGCTTCCACCGCCGCTATTTCCGCAGGTGACACCGAGATCGGAGCCGCCATCGCCGAGGCAATGTCCAAGGCGGGCAAGGAAGGCGTTATCACCGTCGAGGAGTCCAACACCTTCGGCCTTGAGTTGGAGCTCACAGAGGGCATGTCCTTCGACAAGGGCTTCCTCTCTCCGTATTTCGTGACCGACGCCGAGCGCCAGGAAGCCGTGCTCGAGGATCCATACGTCCTCCTCATGGACTCCAAGATCTCCAACGTCAAGGAACTGCTGCCGCTGCTGGAGAAGGTCATGCAGACCGGCAAGCCGCTTGTCATCATCGCTGAGGACGTCGAGGGCGAGGCTCTGGCCACCCTGGTCGTGAACAAGATTCGCGGCACCTTCAAGTCGGCTGCGGTCAAGGCTCCGGGCTTTGGAGATCGCCGCAAGGAGATGCTGCAGGATATGGCCATCCTGACCGGTGGTCAGGTCATCTCGGAGACCGTTGGACTCAAACTGGAGAACGCCGATCTCGACCTCCTGGGCCAGGCCCGCAAGATCGTGCTGACCAAGGATGAGACGACCATCGTTGATGGCGCTGGTGATGCCGAGCAGATCGCGGGCCGGGTGGCTCAGATCAAGCAGCAGATTGAGAACTCCACCTCTGATTACGACACCGAGAAGCTGCAGGAGCGCTTGGCCAAGTTGGCCGGTGGCGTGGCGGTGATCAAGGCCGGTGCCGCTACCGAGGTCGAGCTCAAGGAACGCAAGCACCGTATTGAGGATGCTGTGCGTAACGCCAAGGCTGCGGTTGAGGAAGGCATTGTTGCCGGTGGCGGCGTCGCGCTGCTGCAGGCTGCCGACGAGGCCTTCGCCGGACTCAACTTTGAGGGTGACGAGGCGACCGGTGCGGCCATTGTGAAAGCGGCAGTTGAGGCTCCGCTCAAGCAGATCGCAGTGAACGCCGGCCTTGAGGGCGGCGTCGTCGTGGAGAAGGTGCGTTCCCTGCCCAAGGGTACTGGCCTGAACGCGGCCACCGGCGAGTACGAGGATCTGTTGGCTGCTGGCGTCATGGACCCGGTCAAGGTGACCCGCTCCGCGCTGCAGAACGCCGCATCCATTGCCGGACTGTTCCTGACCACCGAGAGCGTTGTTGCCGACAAGCCGGAGCCTCCGGCCCCGGCCGCCGGCGGTGGCGATGACATGGGTGGCATGGGCGGCATGTACTGA
- a CDS encoding alpha/beta hydrolase has product MASFSDLLLWKGRLLREAASELHAKALKYDYVREQLESINSDGELEGAFATAEMHSRNALADDAADIVTLYEKVANRFRDAAAEVDRICSDAYALKDEAVSYDVTINEDGTVSGIPVRWWDPGPVTLEKITPTAQEEIGSQVHQLMQRAEQLLQVLKGVYEELAGTEKLATGAPASIIQAGVSKPDPSWTPHEVNDWWTALTPAEQREIGLNHPEWIGNLDGIPLDCRSKANTIRLWSDPDYEALRAVVDELDLRDYVEDNPRDRERAIELWETLKKYAPDGHAAADKVFTVEALRAHFPMESPQALWDSPPGQYSLLVYDFNGSSEHMRGAIGVGDIDHAENVVTFTPGMTSNVLENLAGTPTSWGYDVQNMNTVLREASVQLRSNPARASEEAAGVVWLDYEPPDMNELLPLPTRGAVRSPLTTNMADDGAPRLSVFLDGLEATHAAGDFNLTNMGHSFGSLTAGLAAQETTAPDNTIFIGSPGVGTISNAELNMIGGHTFVGEADGDAVADLGWYSLDPDRVPVFENFSTDATTDADGTRYEGSEGHSEYLTKPKNPTIRSTTSVHNIASIIIGEGMAIPDKD; this is encoded by the coding sequence GTGGCATCGTTTTCTGATTTGTTGTTGTGGAAGGGTAGGTTGTTGCGGGAAGCGGCGTCTGAGTTGCATGCGAAGGCGCTTAAGTATGACTACGTGCGTGAGCAGTTGGAGTCGATCAACTCTGATGGTGAGTTGGAGGGTGCGTTCGCGACGGCGGAGATGCACTCGCGTAACGCGCTGGCTGATGATGCTGCCGATATTGTCACCTTGTATGAGAAGGTTGCCAATCGTTTCCGGGATGCTGCCGCGGAGGTGGACCGTATTTGTTCGGATGCGTATGCCCTCAAGGATGAGGCAGTTTCTTATGATGTGACGATCAACGAGGATGGCACTGTATCGGGTATTCCTGTGCGCTGGTGGGATCCGGGGCCGGTGACCTTGGAGAAGATTACCCCTACCGCGCAAGAAGAAATTGGCAGTCAAGTCCACCAGTTGATGCAGCGCGCCGAGCAACTGTTACAAGTCCTCAAGGGAGTCTACGAGGAACTAGCCGGGACAGAGAAGCTTGCCACGGGTGCTCCGGCGTCGATTATTCAGGCCGGAGTTAGCAAACCAGATCCAAGTTGGACTCCGCACGAGGTCAACGATTGGTGGACGGCGCTCACACCGGCCGAGCAACGCGAGATCGGTCTTAATCATCCGGAGTGGATTGGCAACCTGGACGGGATACCACTGGACTGCCGGTCGAAGGCGAATACGATCCGCCTGTGGAGTGATCCTGATTATGAAGCGTTGCGAGCGGTGGTTGATGAACTTGATCTTCGTGATTATGTGGAGGATAACCCGCGTGATCGTGAGCGAGCTATCGAGTTGTGGGAGACGCTGAAGAAGTATGCGCCAGACGGGCATGCGGCGGCTGATAAAGTGTTCACTGTCGAGGCGCTGCGGGCTCATTTCCCGATGGAGAGCCCGCAGGCTTTGTGGGACTCGCCGCCGGGGCAGTACAGTCTGCTGGTCTATGATTTCAACGGCAGCTCGGAGCATATGCGTGGTGCTATCGGTGTGGGCGATATTGATCACGCGGAGAATGTTGTCACCTTCACCCCGGGTATGACCTCCAATGTTCTTGAGAACCTGGCAGGCACTCCAACCTCCTGGGGATACGACGTACAGAACATGAACACCGTACTGCGGGAAGCAAGTGTTCAACTAAGAAGTAATCCCGCTCGTGCGAGCGAAGAAGCGGCTGGTGTGGTGTGGTTGGATTATGAGCCGCCGGATATGAATGAGCTTTTGCCCCTCCCCACCCGTGGGGCCGTGCGCTCGCCTCTTACCACGAATATGGCTGATGATGGCGCGCCGCGGTTGAGTGTCTTCCTGGATGGCCTGGAAGCCACGCATGCTGCGGGTGATTTCAATTTGACGAATATGGGGCATTCGTTTGGTTCTCTGACTGCGGGTCTTGCCGCGCAGGAGACCACCGCTCCGGATAACACCATCTTTATCGGTTCTCCCGGGGTGGGAACCATCTCGAATGCCGAGCTGAATATGATCGGTGGGCATACCTTCGTCGGGGAAGCCGATGGTGATGCGGTTGCCGATCTGGGCTGGTACAGCCTCGACCCGGATCGCGTGCCCGTCTTCGAGAACTTCAGCACCGACGCTACTACCGATGCTGACGGCACCCGCTACGAAGGGTCCGAAGGACACTCAGAGTACCTGACCAAGCCGAAGAACCCGACTATCCGTTCCACTACCTCCGTGCACAATATTGCCAGCATTATTATTGGTGAAGGTATGGCAATCCCCGACAAGGACTGA
- a CDS encoding LppA family lipoprotein, whose translation MTTQHHHHMRARPARLAAVLTSLCLLVTAGCADTRSKYFGEPVQQQSVSDIPISQARAETLTLLINIYDMLSDKYDVGEWPAFTTTDQAALTAGLQCPDGYTSETYHLASSTRPLTEENWDQALQDVYELAKPYGFTSPEPYVHSKGNAAILVNPDNGAAIILSYVGITAVTIDTGCARGVGFDDWPDGTEPIPEYLRGSGRGRWATIEPEEWPTTTPDPSTGATP comes from the coding sequence ATGACAACACAGCACCACCACCATATGCGGGCACGCCCGGCCCGCCTCGCCGCCGTCCTCACAAGCCTGTGCTTGCTTGTTACGGCCGGGTGTGCGGACACGCGCAGCAAGTATTTCGGGGAGCCCGTCCAGCAGCAATCCGTCTCCGATATCCCTATCTCCCAGGCCCGCGCCGAAACCCTCACCCTCCTCATCAACATCTACGACATGCTCTCCGACAAATACGACGTCGGAGAATGGCCGGCCTTTACCACCACGGACCAGGCTGCTCTCACTGCCGGACTGCAATGCCCAGACGGCTACACCTCAGAGACATACCATCTAGCCTCGTCCACTCGTCCATTGACCGAGGAGAACTGGGACCAAGCCCTCCAAGACGTCTACGAGCTAGCAAAACCCTACGGTTTTACCTCCCCAGAACCCTACGTTCATAGCAAAGGCAACGCCGCTATCCTCGTCAACCCCGACAATGGTGCTGCCATCATACTGTCGTACGTGGGGATCACCGCAGTCACCATTGATACTGGCTGTGCACGCGGTGTTGGGTTTGATGACTGGCCCGATGGCACCGAGCCCATCCCGGAATACCTACGCGGCTCCGGCCGCGGCAGGTGGGCCACCATCGAACCCGAAGAATGGCCCACCACCACACCTGACCCCAGCACTGGGGCAACACCATGA
- a CDS encoding LppA family lipoprotein: MQQQSVSEIPISQARAETLTLLISIYNMLSNKYDVGEWTPRTTADQVSLTAGLQCPDGYTSENYSLASSARPLTEENWDQALQDVYELAKPYGFQAPQPYLHPKGNAATLFNPDNGATLYIGYAGLTSIDIDTGCAQGVGFDDWPEGTEPIPEYLRGSGRGRWATIEPEEWPTTTPDPSTGATP, encoded by the coding sequence GTGCAGCAGCAATCCGTCTCCGAAATCCCTATCTCCCAGGCCCGCGCCGAAACCCTCACTTTGCTTATCTCCATCTACAACATGCTCTCCAACAAATACGACGTCGGAGAATGGACACCCCGCACCACCGCCGACCAAGTAAGTCTGACTGCCGGACTGCAGTGCCCAGACGGCTACACCTCTGAAAATTACTCATTGGCGTCGTCGGCTCGTCCGTTGACCGAGGAGAACTGGGACCAAGCCCTCCAAGACGTCTACGAGCTAGCGAAACCCTACGGCTTTCAAGCACCACAACCCTATCTCCATCCCAAAGGCAATGCCGCCACTCTCTTCAACCCCGACAACGGAGCAACACTCTACATAGGGTATGCCGGTTTAACGTCTATTGATATCGACACTGGCTGCGCGCAAGGTGTTGGGTTTGATGACTGGCCCGAGGGTACCGAGCCCATCCCGGAATACCTGCGCGGTTCCGGCCGCGGCAGGTGGGCCACCATCGAACCCGAAGAATGGCCCACCACCACACCCGACCCCAGTACTGGGGCAACACCATGA
- a CDS encoding LppA family lipoprotein, with translation MQQQSVSDIPIAQARAETLTLLISIYDMLSDKYDVGEWSAFTTTDQVSLTAGLQCPDGYTSESYSLASSVRPLTEENWDQALQDVYELAKPYGFTAPQPYIQREGQAAILVNPSNGATLDIGYIGLTSLLIDTGCAQGVGFDDWPEGTEPIPEYLRGSGRGTWATIEPEEWPTTTPVTEETTP, from the coding sequence GTGCAGCAGCAATCCGTCTCCGATATCCCTATCGCGCAGGCCCGCGCCGAAACCCTCACCCTCCTCATCAGCATCTACGACATGCTCTCCGACAAATACGACGTCGGAGAATGGTCGGCCTTTACCACCACGGACCAAGTAAGTCTGACTGCCGGACTGCAATGCCCAGACGGCTACACCTCTGAGAGTTACTCATTGGCGTCGTCGGTTCGTCCATTAACCGAGGAGAACTGGGACCAAGCCCTCCAAGACGTCTACGAGTTAGCGAAACCCTACGGCTTTACTGCCCCACAACCCTACATACAGCGTGAGGGACAAGCCGCCATCCTCGTCAATCCCAGCAACGGAGCAACACTCGACATCGGGTATATCGGCTTGACTTCCTTGCTAATTGATACCGGTTGTGCGCAGGGTGTGGGGTTTGATGACTGGCCCGAGGGTACCGAGCCCATCCCGGAATACCTACGCGGTTCCGGCCGCGGCACCTGGGCCACCATCGAACCCGAAGAATGGCCCACCACAACACCTGTAACTGAGGAGACAACACCATGA